The DNA sequence ATTACTGGGGCTATAACAGCATTGCCTTCTTCGCCCCGCACCCGCGCTACCTGGCCAATGGCAAGATCGCCGAATTCAAGGAGATGGTCGCGCACCTGCACGACGCCGGCCTGGAGGTGATCCTCGATGTGGTCTACAATCACACCGCCGAAGGCAACGAGCAAGGCCCGACCCTGTCGATGCGCGGCATCGACAATGTCTCGTACTATCGATTGAACCCGGAAAACAAGCGGTTCTATATCAACGATTCAGGCACCGGCAACACCCTGGACCTGAGCCACCCCTGCGTGCTGCAGATGGTCACCGACTCGTTGCGCTATTGGGCCAGCGAGATGCACGTGGACGGCTTTCGCTTCGACCTGGCGACGATCCTGGGGCGCTATCACGATGGTTTCAGTGAACGTCACAGCTTCCTGGTGGCCTGTCGTCAGGACCCGGTGCTGCGCCAGGTCAAGTTGATCGCCGAGCCTTGGGACTGTGGCCCGGGCGGTTATCAGGTCGGCAACTTCGCACCGGGCTGGGTGGAGTGGAACGATCGCTTTCGCGATACCGTGCGCGCCTTCTGGAAAGGCGACGACGGCCAGCTTGCCGACTTCGCCGGGCGCATGACCGCCTCGGGCGAACTGTTCAACCAGCGCGGCCGGCGCCCCTACTGCTCGATGAACTTCATCACCGCCCATGACGGTTTCACCTTGCGCGACCTGGTGTCTTACAACCACAAGCACAACGAAGCAAACGACGAGAACAATCAGGACGGCACCGACAACAACCTGTCCTGGAACCATGGCGTCGAAGGCCCCTCCGACGACCCCGAAATCAATGACTTGCGCCTGCGCCAGATGCGCAATTTCTTCGCGACCCTGCTGTTGGCCCAGGGGACGCCGATGATCGTCGCCGGCGACGAGTTCAGTCGCACCCAGCACGGCAACAACAACGCCTACTGCCAGGACTGCGAGACGGGCTGGGTCAACTGGAACATGGACGAGGATGGCAAGTCCCTGCTCAAGTTCGTCAAACGCCTGGTCAAGCTGCGCATGACCTACCCGGTGCTGCGGCGCGGACGTTTTCTGGTCGGCGACTTCAATGAGGACATCGGCGTCAAGGACGTCACCTGGCTCGACCCCGAGGCCAACGAGATGACCATCGAACAGTGGGAGGACCCCCATGGGCGCTGCCTGGGCATGCTCATGGACGGCCGGGCGCAGGTCAGCGGCATCCGCCGCCCCGGCGCCGATGCCACCTTGCTGCTGATCGTCAATGCGCACCATGACGTGGTCAACTTCACCCTGCCGCAGGTGCCCGAAGGCGAGTACTGGAATTGCCTGGTGGACACCAACCGGCCGCAGCTGCGTGCACGTGAACCGCTGGAGTTCGGCAGTGTGTTTCAGGTGACGGGGCGTTCGTTGCTGTTGTTTGAGTTGCAGCTTGAGGAGGAGCAGTAAGTCCATCGATTTGTGGTGGATTCATCGCTGGCAAGCCAGCTCCCACAGGGTCAGCGGCTGGCTCGGCTTTTTTGTGGGAGCTGGCTTGCCAGCGATGCGATCGCAAGAGCACCGGAACTGCCCGCTCGAAAACCAGTCGGAATAATTACGGGGATTGTTTCCGAGGACCGACCGTGATTTCCGAGCCAGCCGCCAGCACCATTGACCGAGATGCGCAAATGCAGCCCCCGGACGTTCATCGCCTACGCGTATTGACCGTCAACACCCACAAGGGTTTCACCGTCTTCAATCGCCGCTTCATCCTCCCGGAGCTGCGTGAAGCCGTACGCAGTACCGGCGCCGACGTCGTCTTTCTGCAGGAGGTGCTCGGCGAACACGAGCGCCACGCCTCGCGCTTCAACAACTGGCCGCAGACCTCCCAATACGAATTTCTCGCCGACAGCATGTGGACCGACTTCGCCTACGGTCGCAATGCGGTCTACCCGGACGGCCATCACGGCAACGCGCTGCTGTCCAAATACCCGATCGTGCGCCACCGCAACCTCGATGTTTCGATTACCGGCCCCGAACGCCGCGGCTTGCTGCATTGCGTGCTGCAGGTACCGGGGCACGATGAGGTGCATGCCATCTGCGTGCACCTGTCGCTGCTCGAAAGCCATCGTCAATTGCAACTGGAACTGCTTTGCCGTCTGCTGGACGCCTTGCCCGGCGGCGCACCGGTGATCATCGCCGGCGACTTCAACGACTGGAAGCTGCAGGGCAATGTCACCCTGACCCAGCGCGACTACCTGCATGAAGCCTTCGAACGCCATCATGGCCTGCTGGCCAAGACCTACCCGGCCCGATGGCCGCTGCTGCGCCTGGATCGCATTTACCTTCGCAATGCCAGCAGCCACGAGCCGCGGATTCTGGCAAACAAGCCCTGGACCCATCTATCCGACCATTTGCCGCTGACGGTCGAGGTCCATCTTTAAAATCATTCGGCATAGTACCGGGGGTTTAAAGAGTGCCGAGGGCTATGGATCTCAGATAAGCAAGCCTTATCAATAGCTTGCATCAGAAAAATTGCAACTACCTTCTATCGCACAAATTCTTGACGCAAGGCCAGTCCTCTCCTTGACTTCAAGTAACAAACCTACTCGCACGAGTACTCTTTCCAAGCCTCTAGCACGAGCCTTTGGCGGCTGCCCCGCGCTTGGTCTGCTGGCTTCGGCCGCCCTCTGTTTTTGTAGTACAGCCGGCGTGTCTCCTGGCCAGAACATTGGCTGTTATTTTCAGAGGAGCTCTGCCATGAAAAGAACGTCCGCTCTCTTTGGCCACGAGTTCGCTTTCTACGCGCTGTCCACCTCGCTGCTGCTGACATTTCCCGTAGAAACCTTTGCGTTCGGGCCCGCCGAAGAAGCCCCCTTCTCGGCCACATCACTGAGCATGCCGCAGTTTACCCTCAATACTCCCAATGCTTCGGGCCTGACCTTCCAGGCCCTGGGCTCTTTGCAGGATCGCCTGGCTCAACGCAACGCACTGGAAAACACCAGTGTCACCGCCAGCAACCTGAGCCAGTTCTTCCCGATCGACCTCAAACCCGGCAGCGCCGGCCCGCTGGAACGACGTTTCGACGAGACGCACAACACCATGCAAGTCAGCCCGGACCTGTTCATCCGTGAGTCGGGCGCCAACACGCACCGTGCAGGCTTTTTCGTCGGCCATAACAGTTTGCAAAGCGGCACCGACGGCATCCGTCCCAGAAGCAGTGATGGCAAGGGAGCGGTCAAGCTCGAAGGCGAAAGCCTGGGCGTCTACTGGAGCATGAACCACGATCAGGGCTGGCATGTGGATGCCGTGGCCATGGGTACCCGCTTCGACAGCAGCGGACGAACCGACAACGGCAACCGTATCGATGGCAATGGCCATGCGCTGACCTTGTCGATCGAAGGTGGCTTCCCCATCGGTCTGAGTGAAAACTGGGTGTTGGAACCGCAGGCACAGTTGATCAACCAACAGTTTTTCCCCGGCGCCCAGGATACTTCCAATGTGATTCAGGCCTACGACTCGATGCCGACCTGGACCGGTCGCGTGGGTGCACGCCTGTCCGGCCGCTATGAAGTACGCGGAATGCCGGTCGAACCCTATGTGCGGACCAACGTCTGGCACGACTTTTCCAATGGCCAGAACCTCTCCCTGGACCAGGTCGACAAGATCAGCAGCGGCCGCAAATCCACTACCGTGGACTTGGGCCTGGGCCTGGTTACAAGGGTTTCAACAAAAGTAAGCCTGTTCGTCAGCGCCGACTACAGCGGCAATGCCGACGACAACGACTTGAACGGCCTGATCGGCAACCTGGGAGTGCGCGTGAGGTGGTGAGCCTCACACGCTTGACGAGGGCGTGTCGTTCGATGACACGCCCGGGCTAGGCCTCGGGACGCAGGATCAACACCGCCAACGGCGGCAGGTTGAGCGACAGAGACAACGGCTGGCCATGGCTGGGCGTTGACTCGGTGGCCACGCCACCGCCATTGCCAAGGTTGGAACCTGCATAGATTTCGGCATCGCTGTTGAGCACCTCGCTCCAGCGCTCGGCGAAAGGTACGCCGATCCGATAACCATGACGCGGCACTGGCGTGAAGTTGGCCACGATCAGCAAGGGCTCACCGCTTATGCTCCAGCGCAGCCAGGCGAACACGCTGTTGGCCGCATCATCGCCAATCAGCCACTGGAAGCCTTGCGGCACACAATCCTGCTCATGCAGGGCTGCCTCGTTGCGGTACAGGCGGTTCAGGTCACCGACCAGCTTCTGCACCCCCAGGTGTTCAGGGTACTGCAGCAGGTACCAGTCCAGCTCACTGTCGTGGTTCCACTCGCGCCACTGACCGAATTCGCAGCCCATGAACAGCAGCTTCTTGCCCGGGTGCGCCCACATGAAGGTGAGGTAGGCGCGCAGGTTGGCGAACTTCTGCCAGCGATCGCCCGGCATCTTGTCGATCAGCGAATGCTTGCCATGCACCACCTCGTCATGGGAAATCGGCAGGATGAAATGCTCCGAGTAGGCGTAGATCAGGCCGAAGCTCATTTCGTTGTGGTGGTGGGCGCGGTGGACCGGGTCGTTCTGGATGTAGTGCAGGGTGTCGTGCATCCAGCCCATGTTCCACTTGTAGGCGAAACCCAGGCCGCCCTGTTGGGTCGGCTGGCTGACGCCGGGCCAGGCGGTGGACTCTTCGGCGATGATCAGGGCACCGGGTACTTCCAGGGCGACCACATCATTGAGGTGGCGCAGGAAGTCGATGGCTTCCAGATTCTCGCGCCCACCATGCCGGTTAGGCACCCACTCGCCGGCCTTGCGCGAGTAATCGCGATAGAGCATCGAGGCGACCGCATCGACGCGCAGCCCGTCGATGTGAAAGTGCTTGAGCCAATGCAACGCCGAAGCCAGCATGAAGCCGTGCACTTCGGTGCGCCCCAGATTGTAGATCAGGGTGTCCCAGTCCTGGTGGAAACCCTCCTGTGGGTTGCCATATTCATACAACGAGGTGCCGTCGAACTGGGCCAGGCCGTGAACATCGGTAGGGAAATGCGCTGGCACCCAATCCAGGATCACACCGATGCCGGCCCGGTGGCAGGCATCGACGAAGGCCGCGAAGTCCTCGGCCGAACCGTAGCGCGCACTCGGCGCGAACTGCGACAACGGCTGATAACCCCAGGAACCGCCGAAGGGGTGCTCCATCACCGGCATCAATTCAATATGGGTGAAACCCAGTTTCTGTACATACGGGATCAACCGATCGGCCAGTTCGCGCCAGTTGTAAGGGCGCACCACCTCGCCGGTATCGTCGACCTCGCATTGCCAGGAACCGGCGTGCAGCTCATAGATCGACAACGGGGCGTTGGTGCGGTGATGCTCGCCGCGGGCCTGCAGCCATTGCTGATCCTGCCAGTCGAACTGCAGGGGCTTGGCGACCTTCGAGGCGGTGTCCGGTGGCAGGGCCGTGGCCAGGGCCATCGGGTCGGCCTTCAAAGGCAGGATGGTCTCCTTGCCGAGGATTTCATATTTGTAGGTCTCGCCGGGTTCCAGCCGCGGGATGAAAATCTCCCAGACTCCCGACGGATGACGCAGGCGCATCGGGTGACGACGGCCATCCCAGATGTTGAAATCACCGACCACCGACACCCGCCGCGCGTTCGGCGCCCAGACCGCGAAACGCACCCCGTCAACGCCATCGACCTGCATCACCTGGGCCCCGAGGCAGCTGCTCAGGTCGCGGTGATTGCCCTCGGCGAACAGATAAAGGTCCATCTCGCCAAGCAGTTGGCCGAAGCTGTAGGGGTCTTCGCTGACCTGCTCGCCTCCGGCCCACTGGATCTTCAGAAGGTACGGATGGGCCGTTGGAAAATGCCCGACGAACAGACCCGGTACCTCGCCCTGCTCCAGGGCACCGATCGGTTCGCCATTGCCGCTTTCCAGCACCTGCACACTCAAGGCATTGGGCAGATACGCACGGATATATTGCCCGCCTGCACCATCACCGTGCGGCCCGAGGATCGAAAAGGGGTCACGATGTTCGGCCCGTACCAGCGCCTCAATGTCGGCCTTGTGCGGGAACGCCCCGCTCTGGACCCTGGCTTGCTCTCTGTGCGCATTCATCTACTGCTCTCCCCACGTACTCAACAACCCATATAAACCATGCAAAGGCACGGCCAGCCAGCTCGGGCGATGCTCGGCTTCGTAAACAATTTCGTAGACAGCCTTTTCCAGGCTGAATAATTCAAGGGCGGCGCTCTCCCCGCCGGCATCGTTCCAGGCGTGCGGCAGGCTGGCGGTCGCCAGCCCGTAGGCCTCGATAAAGGCATGCCGGGAGTCATGCAAATAGTGCTTGGCAACCCGTTGCCGGGCCTGCTGCGCCTGCAGCGAGGTATCGACGCTCTGGGCATTGCGGATGGCCATGGCGGCAGCGTAGTCGAACGAACGAAGCACCCCGCTGACGTCCTTGTAGGGGCTGTATTTGCCGCGGCGCTCGTCCAGC is a window from the Pseudomonas sp. LS1212 genome containing:
- a CDS encoding endonuclease/exonuclease/phosphatase family protein, encoding MQPPDVHRLRVLTVNTHKGFTVFNRRFILPELREAVRSTGADVVFLQEVLGEHERHASRFNNWPQTSQYEFLADSMWTDFAYGRNAVYPDGHHGNALLSKYPIVRHRNLDVSITGPERRGLLHCVLQVPGHDEVHAICVHLSLLESHRQLQLELLCRLLDALPGGAPVIIAGDFNDWKLQGNVTLTQRDYLHEAFERHHGLLAKTYPARWPLLRLDRIYLRNASSHEPRILANKPWTHLSDHLPLTVEVHL
- the glgX gene encoding glycogen debranching protein GlgX; protein product: MTTRPKKPEKKPDPKPAEPSRIREGLPFPLGATWDGLGVNFALFSANATKVELCLFDSSGEVELERLELPEYTDEIYHGYLPDAHPGLVYGYRVHGPYDPENGHRFNPNKLLIDPYAKQLVGQLRWSEALFGFTIGHPDADLSFDERDSAPFVPKSKVIDPAYTWGRDQRVSVPWDRTLIYETHVRGISMMHPSVPEDVRGTFAGLMVEDVLGHIRKLGVSSIELLPIHAFVNDQHLLQKGLNNYWGYNSIAFFAPHPRYLANGKIAEFKEMVAHLHDAGLEVILDVVYNHTAEGNEQGPTLSMRGIDNVSYYRLNPENKRFYINDSGTGNTLDLSHPCVLQMVTDSLRYWASEMHVDGFRFDLATILGRYHDGFSERHSFLVACRQDPVLRQVKLIAEPWDCGPGGYQVGNFAPGWVEWNDRFRDTVRAFWKGDDGQLADFAGRMTASGELFNQRGRRPYCSMNFITAHDGFTLRDLVSYNHKHNEANDENNQDGTDNNLSWNHGVEGPSDDPEINDLRLRQMRNFFATLLLAQGTPMIVAGDEFSRTQHGNNNAYCQDCETGWVNWNMDEDGKSLLKFVKRLVKLRMTYPVLRRGRFLVGDFNEDIGVKDVTWLDPEANEMTIEQWEDPHGRCLGMLMDGRAQVSGIRRPGADATLLLIVNAHHDVVNFTLPQVPEGEYWNCLVDTNRPQLRAREPLEFGSVFQVTGRSLLLFELQLEEEQ
- the glgB gene encoding 1,4-alpha-glucan branching protein GlgB, producing MNAHREQARVQSGAFPHKADIEALVRAEHRDPFSILGPHGDGAGGQYIRAYLPNALSVQVLESGNGEPIGALEQGEVPGLFVGHFPTAHPYLLKIQWAGGEQVSEDPYSFGQLLGEMDLYLFAEGNHRDLSSCLGAQVMQVDGVDGVRFAVWAPNARRVSVVGDFNIWDGRRHPMRLRHPSGVWEIFIPRLEPGETYKYEILGKETILPLKADPMALATALPPDTASKVAKPLQFDWQDQQWLQARGEHHRTNAPLSIYELHAGSWQCEVDDTGEVVRPYNWRELADRLIPYVQKLGFTHIELMPVMEHPFGGSWGYQPLSQFAPSARYGSAEDFAAFVDACHRAGIGVILDWVPAHFPTDVHGLAQFDGTSLYEYGNPQEGFHQDWDTLIYNLGRTEVHGFMLASALHWLKHFHIDGLRVDAVASMLYRDYSRKAGEWVPNRHGGRENLEAIDFLRHLNDVVALEVPGALIIAEESTAWPGVSQPTQQGGLGFAYKWNMGWMHDTLHYIQNDPVHRAHHHNEMSFGLIYAYSEHFILPISHDEVVHGKHSLIDKMPGDRWQKFANLRAYLTFMWAHPGKKLLFMGCEFGQWREWNHDSELDWYLLQYPEHLGVQKLVGDLNRLYRNEAALHEQDCVPQGFQWLIGDDAANSVFAWLRWSISGEPLLIVANFTPVPRHGYRIGVPFAERWSEVLNSDAEIYAGSNLGNGGGVATESTPSHGQPLSLSLNLPPLAVLILRPEA
- a CDS encoding autotransporter outer membrane beta-barrel domain-containing protein, with the protein product MKRTSALFGHEFAFYALSTSLLLTFPVETFAFGPAEEAPFSATSLSMPQFTLNTPNASGLTFQALGSLQDRLAQRNALENTSVTASNLSQFFPIDLKPGSAGPLERRFDETHNTMQVSPDLFIRESGANTHRAGFFVGHNSLQSGTDGIRPRSSDGKGAVKLEGESLGVYWSMNHDQGWHVDAVAMGTRFDSSGRTDNGNRIDGNGHALTLSIEGGFPIGLSENWVLEPQAQLINQQFFPGAQDTSNVIQAYDSMPTWTGRVGARLSGRYEVRGMPVEPYVRTNVWHDFSNGQNLSLDQVDKISSGRKSTTVDLGLGLVTRVSTKVSLFVSADYSGNADDNDLNGLIGNLGVRVRW